From the Martelella mediterranea DSM 17316 genome, one window contains:
- a CDS encoding carboxylesterase family protein encodes MSTDRAISAVSRKATYHGLDDGSAARFMNIRYAAPPLGPLRFRPPQGIENEGDIDARQPGFAPPQQLHERPAWAPRGAGFQTGEDCLNLNVWTPAIDGAKRPVIVHAFGGGFQSGAGQGTFHDEPGFVARGDVVLVRPNMRVGAPGFLHLAKAFGPDYATANRGMLDFIAALEWVRDNIAAFGGDPDNVTLAGMSSGAFTISALFGVDGVADLFRRVWVMSGPASRIIDPDTATDMAADFLARAGIAPGDEAALEAIGIDDILRLQGAVLATHLGERNAPGGRTFGIVLDGASLARHPMEGLASGRFKDHGIVAGWTRDEARMWYAMGVMPAVKDRAGVLRTIGLFFPDDAEQRLVMLENERPGAGFSEYEEIFLSRTIYRDPAIAMLAVHRDTGGTGYGYEFRWSPPGENACLGAAHGFDEPFVFDSTDRFPLVRGNGDAPALARSMSGALLSYARNGDPGWPCFGAEAFRQLWGSPDGG; translated from the coding sequence ATGAGCACCGACAGGGCAATTTCAGCAGTCAGCCGAAAGGCGACCTATCATGGGCTTGACGACGGCAGCGCCGCGCGGTTTATGAATATCCGCTACGCCGCGCCGCCGCTCGGCCCATTGCGCTTCCGCCCGCCGCAAGGGATCGAAAACGAGGGCGATATCGATGCCCGCCAACCCGGCTTCGCCCCGCCGCAACAGCTGCACGAACGGCCCGCATGGGCGCCGCGCGGCGCTGGTTTTCAGACCGGCGAGGATTGCCTCAATCTCAACGTCTGGACGCCGGCGATCGATGGGGCAAAGCGGCCTGTCATCGTCCATGCCTTTGGCGGCGGATTTCAGTCGGGGGCAGGGCAGGGGACGTTCCACGATGAGCCCGGCTTCGTCGCCCGCGGTGATGTCGTGCTGGTGCGCCCCAATATGCGCGTTGGCGCGCCCGGCTTCCTGCATCTCGCAAAAGCCTTCGGCCCGGACTACGCCACCGCCAATCGCGGCATGCTCGATTTCATCGCGGCGCTTGAATGGGTGCGCGACAATATTGCGGCCTTCGGCGGCGATCCGGACAATGTCACGCTCGCGGGCATGTCGTCCGGGGCGTTCACCATTTCGGCGCTGTTCGGCGTCGATGGCGTGGCCGACCTGTTTCGCCGCGTCTGGGTAATGAGCGGGCCGGCGAGCCGGATCATCGACCCCGACACGGCGACCGACATGGCCGCCGATTTTCTCGCCCGCGCCGGCATTGCGCCGGGCGATGAGGCCGCCCTTGAGGCGATCGGCATCGACGACATTCTCCGGCTGCAGGGCGCGGTGCTGGCAACCCATCTCGGCGAGCGCAATGCGCCGGGCGGGCGGACATTCGGCATCGTGCTCGATGGCGCAAGCCTCGCCCGCCACCCGATGGAAGGCCTCGCCTCGGGCCGTTTCAAGGATCACGGCATCGTGGCCGGCTGGACCCGCGACGAGGCGCGGATGTGGTATGCCATGGGCGTGATGCCGGCGGTGAAGGATCGCGCCGGCGTGCTGCGCACCATCGGGCTGTTCTTTCCCGACGATGCCGAGCAGAGGCTCGTCATGCTGGAAAACGAACGGCCGGGCGCAGGCTTCAGCGAATACGAGGAAATCTTCCTGTCGCGCACCATTTACCGCGATCCGGCCATCGCCATGCTCGCCGTCCATCGCGACACTGGCGGAACCGGCTATGGCTACGAATTCCGCTGGTCCCCGCCCGGCGAAAACGCCTGCCTCGGCGCCGCCCACGGTTTCGACGAACCCTTCGTCTTCGACAGCACGGATCGTTTCCCTCTTGTCCGTGGGAACGGGGATGCCCCCGCTCTCGCCCGCTCCATGTCCGGCGCCCTTCTCAGCTATGCGCGCAACGGCGACCCGGGCTGGCCATGTTTCGGCGCGGAGGCCTTCCGCCAATTATGGGGCAGCCCAGACGGCGGCTGA
- a CDS encoding ABC transporter ATP-binding protein, which produces MTDDLRHDTAPSTRRDHGAQQGEPIIDARNVAVDIAVEDGTVNAVRDVSFQLFRGETIAIVGESGSGKSVTARTVMGLLPKRASVGKGATINYNGEDVLKFSERRRRDMRGSRISMIFQEPMSSLNPIYTIGSQIIEAIQTHRRVSRKDAEAETLELLKQVQIPEPEARLKQYPHQLSGGQRQRVMIAMALANKPDVLIADEPTTALDVTVQAQILGLIRDLQLELGMAVILITHDLTVVQHFSDYVYVMSEGVVREHNATRALFADPQHPYTKKLLSSEPSGEANPLPEGSQTILEGRDVRVAFTLKTGTFFKSSYSQLVAVNDLSITLKKHETLGLVGESGSGKTTFGQALLRLIHTDGGTVLFDEKHIEGLSREQLRPLRSRMQVVFQDPFSSLNPRMTIGQIIEEGLIVNNIGSSGKDRNERVRDALVDAGLPGSITHRFPHEFSGGQRQRIAIARAVALEPEFILLDEPTSALDLSVQAQIIELLRKLQSERGLSYLFISHDLKVVRALCHRVCVMQHGKIVEQGPVRDVLENPQTDYTKRLVKAAFEVAA; this is translated from the coding sequence ATGACTGACGACCTCAGACATGACACGGCGCCTTCCACCCGGCGCGACCATGGCGCACAGCAGGGCGAGCCGATCATCGACGCCCGCAATGTCGCCGTCGATATCGCGGTCGAGGACGGCACGGTGAATGCAGTGCGCGATGTCTCGTTCCAGCTCTTTCGCGGCGAGACCATCGCCATCGTCGGCGAGTCCGGCTCTGGCAAGTCCGTCACGGCCCGGACGGTGATGGGGCTTCTTCCCAAGCGCGCAAGCGTCGGCAAGGGAGCCACGATAAATTATAACGGAGAGGACGTTCTCAAATTCTCTGAACGCCGGCGTCGAGACATGCGCGGATCGCGGATTTCGATGATCTTTCAGGAGCCGATGAGTTCGCTGAACCCGATCTACACGATCGGATCGCAGATTATTGAAGCCATCCAGACCCATCGCCGCGTGAGCCGCAAAGATGCGGAAGCCGAAACCCTGGAGCTTCTGAAACAGGTTCAGATCCCAGAACCGGAGGCGCGCCTAAAACAATATCCGCACCAGCTTTCCGGCGGGCAGCGCCAGCGCGTGATGATCGCCATGGCGCTTGCCAACAAGCCGGACGTACTGATCGCCGACGAACCGACCACGGCGCTGGACGTGACGGTGCAGGCGCAGATCCTCGGCCTGATCCGGGACTTGCAATTGGAACTCGGCATGGCCGTCATCCTGATCACCCACGACCTGACCGTGGTCCAGCATTTCTCGGATTATGTCTATGTGATGAGCGAAGGCGTGGTGCGCGAGCACAACGCGACCAGGGCGCTTTTCGCCGACCCGCAGCACCCCTACACGAAAAAGCTCCTCAGTTCCGAGCCCTCCGGCGAGGCCAATCCGCTGCCGGAAGGATCGCAGACCATCCTGGAGGGCCGGGACGTTCGGGTCGCCTTCACGCTGAAGACCGGCACCTTCTTCAAATCCAGCTACAGCCAGCTTGTCGCGGTCAACGATCTGTCGATTACACTCAAGAAGCATGAAACGCTGGGACTTGTGGGCGAAAGCGGATCGGGAAAAACCACCTTCGGCCAGGCATTGCTGAGGCTGATCCATACAGATGGCGGCACGGTGCTTTTCGACGAGAAGCACATCGAGGGGCTCTCCCGCGAGCAGCTCAGGCCATTGCGCTCGCGCATGCAGGTGGTGTTTCAGGATCCGTTTTCCTCGCTCAATCCGCGCATGACGATCGGCCAGATCATCGAGGAAGGGCTGATCGTCAACAATATCGGCTCGTCCGGCAAGGACCGCAACGAACGGGTGCGCGATGCCCTCGTCGATGCCGGCCTGCCGGGCTCGATCACCCACCGGTTTCCGCACGAGTTTTCCGGCGGCCAGCGCCAGCGCATCGCCATTGCCCGCGCCGTGGCGCTGGAGCCGGAGTTCATCCTGCTCGACGAGCCGACCTCGGCGCTCGATCTCTCCGTGCAGGCGCAGATCATCGAACTCCTGCGCAAGCTCCAGAGCGAGCGCGGCTTGAGCTACCTCTTCATCTCGCATGACCTCAAGGTCGTGCGGGCGCTATGCCACCGTGTCTGCGTCATGCAGCACGGCAAAATCGTTGAACAGGGTCCAGTGCGCGATGTGCTGGAAAACCCGCAGACAGACTATACGAAGCGGCTGGTCAAGGCCGCCTTCGAAGTTGCCGCCTGA
- a CDS encoding alpha-glucosidase/alpha-galactosidase: MARQPKITFIGAGSTVFMKNIIGDALQRPALKDASIALMDLNPERLAESEIVAGKLARTLGSKSVITTHTSQREALDGADFVVVAFQIGGYEPATVTDFEVPKKYGLRQTIADTLGVGGIMRGLRTVPHLWSICEDMTQICPDAILLQYVNPMAINTWAIAEKYPNIKQVGLCHSVQGTAGELAHDLDIPYEEIRYRSAGINHMAFFLKFEHRQADGSYRDLYPDLVRGYREGRFPKPSSWNPRCPNKVRYEMLTRLGYFVTESSEHFAEYTPYFIKEGREDLIETFGIPLDEYPVRCVEQIAKWKDQAEEYRKADEIKVEQSKEYASSIMNSVWTGEPSVIYGNVRNNGCITSLPENCAAEVPCLVDASGIQPTYVGDLPPQLTALVRTNINVQELTVAALINENREHLYHAAMMDPHTAAELDLDQIWSLVDDLLIAHHDWIPEWARLARQARSA; encoded by the coding sequence ATGGCAAGACAACCCAAGATCACCTTTATCGGCGCCGGCTCCACGGTTTTCATGAAAAACATCATCGGCGACGCCTTGCAGCGTCCGGCCCTGAAGGATGCGTCCATCGCCCTGATGGACCTCAATCCGGAGCGGCTTGCCGAAAGCGAGATCGTTGCCGGCAAGCTCGCGCGCACGCTCGGCTCGAAATCGGTGATCACCACCCACACCAGTCAGCGCGAGGCGCTGGATGGTGCCGATTTCGTCGTCGTGGCCTTCCAGATCGGCGGCTATGAACCGGCCACCGTGACCGATTTCGAGGTGCCGAAGAAATATGGCCTGCGCCAGACGATCGCCGATACGCTCGGTGTCGGCGGCATCATGCGGGGCCTCAGAACCGTGCCGCATCTCTGGTCGATCTGCGAGGACATGACGCAAATCTGCCCCGACGCCATTCTGCTGCAATATGTGAACCCGATGGCGATCAACACCTGGGCGATTGCGGAAAAATACCCGAACATCAAGCAGGTCGGCCTCTGCCATTCGGTGCAGGGCACGGCGGGCGAACTGGCGCACGACCTCGACATTCCCTATGAGGAAATCCGTTACCGCTCGGCCGGCATCAACCACATGGCGTTCTTCCTGAAATTCGAACATCGCCAGGCCGATGGCAGCTACCGCGACCTCTATCCGGATCTGGTGCGCGGCTACCGCGAGGGCCGGTTCCCGAAACCGTCAAGCTGGAACCCCCGCTGCCCCAACAAGGTGCGTTACGAGATGCTGACGCGGCTCGGCTATTTCGTCACGGAAAGCTCCGAGCATTTTGCCGAATATACGCCCTATTTCATCAAGGAAGGCCGCGAGGACCTGATCGAGACATTCGGCATTCCGCTCGATGAGTATCCCGTCCGCTGCGTCGAGCAGATCGCCAAATGGAAGGATCAGGCGGAGGAATACAGGAAGGCCGATGAAATCAAGGTCGAGCAGAGCAAGGAATATGCCTCGTCGATCATGAATTCGGTGTGGACCGGCGAGCCTTCGGTCATTTACGGCAATGTCCGCAACAATGGTTGCATCACCTCGCTGCCGGAAAACTGCGCGGCGGAAGTGCCCTGCCTCGTCGATGCCTCCGGCATTCAGCCGACCTATGTCGGCGACCTGCCGCCGCAACTGACGGCCCTCGTCCGCACCAATATCAATGTGCAGGAACTGACGGTGGCGGCGCTCATCAACGAAAACCGCGAACATCTCTATCACGCCGCGATGATGGACCCGCACACGGCCGCCGAACTCGACCTCGACCAGATCTGGTCGCTGGTCGACGACCTGCTGATCGCCCATCACGACTGGATACCGGAATGGGCGCGCCTTGCCCGGCAGGCGCGCTCGGCCTGA
- a CDS encoding ABC transporter ATP-binding protein, producing the protein MSEPLLNVTGLSKSFSAVQAVRGVDLAIPKGSTFGLVGESGSGKSTTARLVLRLIEPTSGEIRFRGRDLSKLGAAALRAERRHMQMIFQDPFGSLNPRMSVRETLVEPQLVHGVGTPDERVRTAARLLDEVSLPQAALDRFPHEFSGGQRQRIAIARALATNPELIVADEPVSALDVSVQAQVLNLMRDLQDRHNTTMLFISHDLRVVRFMCDEIAVMYLGEIVEQGPSARVYGAPAHPYTKALLDSVPGKGQEKRARLSGEIPSAHAIPSGCAFRTRCPLAFDRCTREAPAMHETGGGQRAACHLLEERAA; encoded by the coding sequence ATGAGCGAACCTCTCCTGAACGTCACCGGCCTTTCGAAAAGTTTCAGCGCGGTCCAGGCCGTGCGCGGCGTCGACCTTGCGATTCCCAAGGGCAGCACTTTCGGCCTTGTCGGCGAATCCGGCTCCGGCAAGTCGACCACCGCCCGGCTGGTGCTGCGGCTGATCGAGCCGACATCGGGCGAAATCCGCTTTCGCGGGCGCGACCTGTCGAAACTCGGCGCGGCCGCGCTGCGCGCCGAACGGCGGCATATGCAGATGATCTTCCAGGACCCGTTCGGCTCGCTCAATCCGCGCATGTCGGTGCGCGAGACGCTGGTTGAGCCGCAGCTCGTCCACGGCGTCGGCACGCCGGATGAGCGCGTGCGTACCGCAGCCCGGCTGCTCGACGAGGTCAGCCTGCCGCAGGCCGCACTCGACCGGTTTCCGCACGAGTTTTCCGGCGGTCAGCGCCAGCGCATCGCGATTGCCCGCGCTCTTGCCACCAATCCCGAACTGATCGTTGCCGACGAGCCGGTCTCGGCCCTCGACGTCTCGGTTCAGGCGCAGGTGCTGAACCTGATGCGCGACCTTCAGGATCGCCACAATACCACCATGCTGTTCATCTCCCACGATTTGCGGGTGGTCCGGTTCATGTGCGACGAGATCGCGGTGATGTATCTCGGCGAGATCGTCGAACAGGGCCCGAGCGCGCGCGTCTACGGCGCGCCGGCACATCCCTATACGAAAGCGCTGCTCGATTCCGTGCCCGGCAAGGGTCAGGAAAAGCGTGCGCGGCTTTCCGGCGAGATCCCGAGCGCGCATGCCATTCCCTCGGGCTGCGCGTTTCGCACCCGCTGTCCGCTCGCCTTCGACCGCTGCACCCGCGAAGCGCCGGCGATGCACGAGACCGGCGGCGGCCAGCGCGCGGCCTGTCATCTTCTGGAAGAGAGGGCGGCATGA
- a CDS encoding ABC transporter ATP-binding protein — protein sequence MTETTLPVVLDVEGLNLSFRTPNGLLPIITDVSFDVRQGEAVALVGESGCGKSVTASAVMGIAPDNAEISGRITLNGQVISDLPPKKRRALCGRHMGFIFQEPMTALHPTLTIGRQMTDSIRHNLGLGRAAATDRAAELLDRVGIPRPRDILKGYVHQLSGGMRQRVMIALAISCGPSLVIADEPTTALDVTIQAQVLDLLDDMRRELSLGMLFITHDLEVVGDFCDRAVVMYAGDVAERGRAADIVRKPEHPYTSGLLAAVPADDDLRDRLTPIPGTVPPVGQWPEGCRFAPRCARADAACLERPRLEPKRATEARCWHPMEEQA from the coding sequence ATGACCGAGACAACACTTCCCGTCGTCCTCGATGTCGAGGGCCTCAACCTGTCCTTCCGCACCCCGAACGGCCTGCTGCCGATCATCACCGACGTCTCATTTGACGTGCGCCAGGGTGAGGCCGTGGCGCTGGTCGGCGAATCCGGCTGCGGCAAATCTGTCACCGCCAGCGCGGTGATGGGAATTGCGCCCGACAATGCCGAGATCAGCGGCCGGATCACGCTCAACGGTCAGGTGATTTCCGACCTGCCGCCGAAAAAGCGCCGCGCGCTCTGCGGCCGGCATATGGGCTTCATCTTTCAGGAGCCGATGACGGCCCTGCACCCGACGCTTACCATCGGCCGGCAGATGACGGATTCCATCCGCCACAATCTCGGCCTTGGCCGCGCGGCGGCGACGGATCGCGCCGCCGAACTGCTGGACCGCGTCGGCATTCCGCGCCCGCGCGACATCCTGAAGGGCTATGTCCACCAGCTTTCCGGCGGCATGCGCCAGCGGGTGATGATCGCGCTGGCGATCTCCTGCGGCCCCTCGCTTGTCATCGCCGACGAGCCGACGACGGCGCTCGACGTCACCATTCAGGCGCAGGTGCTGGACCTTCTCGACGACATGCGCCGCGAGCTATCGCTCGGCATGCTGTTCATCACCCATGACCTCGAAGTCGTCGGCGATTTCTGCGACCGGGCGGTGGTGATGTATGCCGGCGACGTGGCCGAGCGGGGCAGGGCGGCGGACATCGTCCGCAAACCCGAGCATCCCTATACCAGTGGCCTGCTCGCCGCCGTGCCCGCCGATGACGATCTCCGCGACCGGCTGACGCCGATTCCCGGAACCGTGCCGCCGGTCGGCCAGTGGCCGGAAGGCTGCCGGTTCGCGCCACGCTGCGCGCGCGCCGACGCGGCCTGTCTCGAACGGCCGCGGCTTGAACCGAAACGTGCGACCGAAGCCCGGTGCTGGCATCCGATGGAGGAACAGGCATGA
- a CDS encoding ABC transporter permease, which yields MLRYLAKRFLMILPTIFVPLLLVFLLLRLSPGDPAGMMLGDQATPEQIAALRAELGLDQPIWTQFIIWLKDILTLNLGDSIFFRKPVMEVIPPYAAVTIQLAAVGLVLAIVFGVTLGTISAMKRNRPVDRAVVTSAVLGISLPEFWFALLLIFVFAVTLRWFPVAGYNPPSAGLIAFASTIFLPALALGIRQSALMTRMMRSSMLDVLNEPYITTARAQGLPESKVIGQYAMRTASIPVVTVAGLSAGYMLGGAVAIEIIFALPGLGRMLVEAVGRRDYPLVEGGVLTISLVLAVLNLAIDIVYAWLDPRIRYQ from the coding sequence ATGCTGCGATATCTTGCAAAACGTTTCCTGATGATCCTGCCGACCATCTTCGTGCCGCTTCTCCTGGTCTTCCTCCTGCTGCGGCTGTCACCGGGCGATCCGGCGGGCATGATGCTCGGTGATCAGGCAACGCCGGAGCAGATCGCCGCGCTCAGGGCCGAACTCGGGCTCGACCAGCCGATCTGGACCCAGTTCATCATCTGGCTGAAGGATATCCTGACGCTCAATCTCGGCGATTCCATCTTCTTCCGCAAACCGGTGATGGAGGTGATCCCGCCCTATGCCGCCGTCACCATCCAGCTTGCCGCCGTCGGGCTGGTGCTCGCCATCGTCTTCGGCGTCACGCTTGGCACGATCTCGGCGATGAAGCGCAACAGGCCGGTGGACCGGGCCGTCGTCACCTCGGCGGTGCTCGGCATCTCGCTGCCGGAATTCTGGTTCGCTCTGCTGTTGATCTTCGTCTTCGCGGTGACGCTGCGCTGGTTTCCGGTCGCGGGCTACAATCCGCCGTCCGCCGGGCTGATCGCCTTCGCCTCGACCATCTTCCTGCCGGCATTGGCGCTCGGCATCCGGCAGTCCGCGCTGATGACCCGGATGATGCGCTCCTCCATGCTCGACGTGCTGAACGAGCCCTATATCACCACCGCCCGCGCCCAGGGCCTGCCGGAAAGCAAGGTCATCGGCCAGTATGCGATGCGCACGGCATCGATCCCGGTGGTGACCGTGGCCGGCCTTTCGGCGGGCTATATGCTCGGCGGCGCGGTGGCGATCGAGATCATCTTCGCCCTGCCGGGCCTTGGCCGCATGCTGGTCGAGGCCGTCGGCCGCCGCGACTATCCGCTGGTGGAGGGGGGCGTGCTGACGATCTCGCTGGTGCTCGCCGTTCTCAATCTGGCGATCGATATCGTCTATGCCTGGCTCGACCCGCGGATACGCTACCAATGA
- a CDS encoding ABC transporter substrate-binding protein: MAFWTKTTKTLLLCGVAAGVGVAGAKAQDYPQGGTLRAAISQMAPSPDPVVTTFGVNWMTATIACEGLFAIDESWTPQPMLADSFEYSDDGKTLTVTLRPDLKFHSGAPLTSADVVASLNRYRDSAGIGAALKNATASIEAVDDTTIRFNLNTPTAIVPGLIASAQAAIMSAKSLEGASATQATTGLDCTGPYQLTSYQPDRGAVLTRWDDYQAREEPSSAFTGKKHAYADEIDLMLMPEPSVRRDALLTGQIDIAYELPTDFYDALQADPGTEAVVVPNNQSLTAVFNTKQGPAADVNLRRAIYYALEMDPIMLASVGNPEFYTLDPSWIPDPNSFWYTKAGVPDGFGTPKSDLVKKYLDASDYNGEPIRWLVAAEQYQKHYLTAVVAQQQLADFGINVELVESPMANYIQSRANPEDMDAFSSFLPTYVDPTSIAYLNPSYPGFWTDPEKMELMQQIASTIDPEERKAIFEKIHALIYDQFPFIKYGTEANMYGIRSGVGNAPNVPSRGYDLYNVAPPQS; the protein is encoded by the coding sequence ATGGCATTCTGGACAAAAACCACCAAGACGCTGCTGCTGTGCGGCGTCGCCGCCGGCGTCGGCGTTGCCGGCGCTAAAGCTCAGGATTACCCGCAGGGCGGGACGCTGCGCGCCGCGATCTCGCAGATGGCGCCGTCGCCGGACCCGGTGGTGACCACATTCGGCGTCAACTGGATGACCGCCACCATCGCCTGCGAAGGGCTGTTCGCGATTGACGAGAGCTGGACGCCCCAGCCGATGCTGGCCGACAGTTTCGAATATAGCGACGACGGCAAGACACTGACGGTCACGCTGCGCCCGGACCTGAAGTTCCACTCCGGCGCGCCGCTGACCTCGGCGGATGTCGTCGCCTCGCTCAATCGCTACAGGGACTCCGCCGGCATCGGCGCCGCCCTGAAGAACGCCACCGCATCGATCGAAGCGGTCGACGACACAACCATCCGCTTTAATCTCAACACGCCGACCGCGATCGTGCCCGGCCTGATTGCCAGCGCCCAGGCGGCAATCATGTCCGCCAAGTCGCTCGAAGGCGCGTCCGCGACACAGGCGACCACCGGGCTCGATTGCACCGGCCCCTACCAGTTGACGAGCTACCAGCCCGATCGCGGCGCGGTGCTGACCCGCTGGGACGATTACCAGGCCCGCGAGGAGCCGTCCTCGGCCTTTACCGGCAAGAAGCACGCCTATGCCGATGAAATCGACCTGATGCTGATGCCGGAGCCGTCCGTGCGCCGCGATGCGCTGCTGACCGGCCAGATCGACATCGCCTATGAACTGCCGACCGATTTCTACGACGCGCTGCAGGCCGATCCCGGCACTGAGGCCGTGGTGGTGCCAAACAACCAGTCGCTCACCGCGGTGTTCAACACCAAGCAGGGCCCGGCAGCCGACGTCAATCTGCGCCGCGCGATCTATTATGCGCTGGAAATGGACCCGATCATGCTGGCCTCGGTCGGCAATCCGGAATTCTACACGCTCGATCCGAGCTGGATCCCGGACCCGAATTCGTTCTGGTACACCAAGGCTGGCGTTCCCGACGGTTTCGGCACACCGAAGTCGGATCTGGTCAAGAAATATCTCGACGCATCCGACTATAACGGCGAGCCGATCCGCTGGCTGGTCGCGGCCGAGCAGTATCAGAAACATTATCTGACCGCTGTCGTCGCCCAGCAGCAGCTCGCCGATTTCGGCATCAATGTCGAACTCGTGGAAAGCCCGATGGCCAATTACATCCAGTCGCGTGCCAACCCGGAAGACATGGACGCTTTCTCGAGCTTCCTGCCGACCTATGTCGACCCGACCTCGATTGCCTATCTCAATCCGAGCTATCCGGGCTTCTGGACCGATCCGGAAAAGATGGAACTGATGCAGCAGATCGCCTCGACCATCGACCCCGAGGAGCGCAAGGCGATCTTCGAAAAGATCCATGCCCTGATCTACGATCAGTTCCCGTTCATCAAATACGGCACGGAAGCCAATATGTACGGCATCCGCAGCGGCGTCGGCAATGCGCCGAACGTGCCGAGCCGGGGTTACGACCTCTACAACGTCGCACCGCCGCAGAGCTAA
- a CDS encoding ABC transporter permease, translating into MSVTGTDIEKPEIGERETFASANRSVWHRLITNPTAVISIALLVIISLSAILAPVIAPGNPMRINPVDRFQPPGFAHPFGTDNLGRDMFKMVLYGGRTSLLVGLIVTAISMSVAVIFGAISGFYQKVDMVLMRFVDGLMAFPGIVLATAAAAILGPSSRTVIISLSIVLIAPSLRVVRGQVLVVRELQMIEAARAVGVPTLRLFTRYILPAVSSPILVQASFIFSAAVLGEAALSFIGVGIGPRELSWGNALTEARNYIAAAPWIVVFPGLALMLTILALNLLGDSLRDILDPRLARRR; encoded by the coding sequence ATGAGCGTGACCGGGACAGATATCGAAAAGCCGGAGATTGGCGAACGCGAGACGTTCGCCAGCGCCAACAGGAGCGTCTGGCACAGGCTGATAACCAATCCAACGGCGGTGATCTCGATCGCGCTGCTGGTCATCATCAGCCTCAGTGCCATCCTCGCGCCTGTAATCGCGCCCGGCAATCCGATGCGCATCAATCCGGTGGACCGGTTCCAGCCGCCGGGTTTCGCCCATCCCTTCGGTACCGACAATCTCGGCCGCGACATGTTCAAGATGGTTCTCTACGGGGGGCGGACATCGCTCCTCGTGGGGCTGATCGTCACCGCGATCTCGATGAGCGTCGCGGTGATCTTCGGCGCGATCTCCGGCTTCTATCAAAAGGTCGACATGGTGCTGATGCGGTTCGTCGACGGGCTGATGGCGTTTCCGGGCATCGTGCTGGCAACGGCGGCCGCCGCAATCCTCGGGCCCTCCAGCCGCACCGTCATCATCTCGCTGTCGATCGTGCTGATCGCGCCGTCGCTCAGGGTGGTGCGCGGCCAGGTTCTGGTGGTGCGCGAACTGCAGATGATCGAGGCCGCGCGGGCCGTCGGCGTTCCCACATTGCGGCTGTTCACCCGCTACATCCTGCCGGCCGTCAGTTCGCCGATCCTGGTGCAGGCGTCCTTCATCTTTTCCGCCGCCGTGCTCGGCGAGGCGGCGCTCAGCTTCATCGGCGTCGGCATCGGTCCGCGCGAACTGAGTTGGGGCAACGCGCTGACGGAGGCCCGCAACTATATCGCCGCCGCGCCCTGGATCGTGGTGTTTCCGGGGCTGGCGCTGATGCTGACGATCCTCGCGCTCAATCTTCTCGGCGACAGCCTGCGCGATATTCTCGATCCACGCCTGGCACGGAGGCGCTGA